The genomic stretch TGAATGTGAATGCAGACACGGCTGCCGCAGCCCTGGCCCGGATTCTCAAAGCGGAAAAGCTGGTCTTTCTCAGCGATGTACCAGGAATATTCCTGGATCGACACGATCCGGGGACACTGGTATCCCATCTGGAAACAGAACGCTGCCGGGCTCTGATTAAAGATGGCACGATCGAATCCGGAATGGTTCCCAAGGTCGACGCCGCCCTGGAGGCCCTGGCCAGCGGTGTGGGCAAAGTGCACATAGTAGATGCCCGACTGCCCCACTCGATTCTGCTGGAAATTTATTCTGATAGAGGGATCGGAACGGAAATCGTTAAATAGCGTCTCGGTTCACTCATCCACTGATTCCAGAACTGGCTTGACCGCTTCGACCGGAGCGGTTGTCTCGAACTTGATTTCCGGATGGCGAATTCTGCCGCCCCAGTGAGCTGCCACGCTCCAGAAGCCTGCGAGAGCCAGGGTGCCGACAATGATGACCGTGCGTTGCCAGTGTGGGACAGTTTCTCCCTGAAAACCCTGGATCAGTGCATTGCCGACGACCATCGAAAGTACGACCATCGCCAGCAGACAGGAGCGAGCCAGGACCGCGTGAAATTCCACGGTTTCCTGATCCAACTGATACTGTTCTCCCAGCAGCTCGTATGCGGGGGGGCCTGAAAAGTAAGCCACGGTCGCCAGCAGGAGCACGGAGAGCAGCAGCCAGCAGCTGATTTTAAACAGTCGTTCATCACGAAAGTGGGCTGACAACAGGAACAGAATTAACAGCCCCCAGCAACCGACAACAGGAATATGGACTGTCATCAGATGAAGATGAGCTGCGTTCATTTCCGACCTGTCTCAATCGCTTTGCTGGGATCGACGCCTTTATCGACCTGGCTGTAATCGAGTTCACTGCCCCCCATACTGTGCGGGATGAGATAACAGACCGTCATGACAATCGCTGCGGTAAACACGACGACGCGATGCAGAGCCGTGGTTTTCTTCTGGGGATTCAACCCGATCACTGAGCAGGCAAAGACCCAGGCCAGAAACATGAACAGCATTTTATTGTCGGTCCAGTCACCGCCGAGGGGGAACCCGGTCCAGTATTCACCGAAGGCATACTTTTGTACAAGAGGACCCAGGATCATCCCACCCACGGTCATACCGCACAGAGTAAGCCACGCCAGTTGTCGCATGTTGTAAGGGGCGAACAGGGCTGCCAGTCCGGTACGCATGCCAAGCAGAATCGAAAAAATCATCAGAGTCACATGCGGAATCAATACCCCATCAGGGACGGGATCTTTAAAGCGGATGACGACGTTCGAATCCTGAGTCGGGGGAAACCGGCGTTCCTGGCCTTCCAGATTGGCCTCGATGTAGTATTCGAGCTTACCTGCAGCCGGCTGTTTGGGCAGGGGGGCTTCCAGCTGATAACGCTTGTCTTTTTCGACAGCCTGCATCGGAACAGCCGTGAATTCGTCGTCGGTCCGAAAGCGTTTATAATACAGTGTGCCTGAGGGGGGCTGTTCCTGATTCTGCTCGACCGGCAGTTCCACCATTGCGTCGCTGGTCGATTCGTGGGTACGGATCAATTTGGCGACGATGTCTCCCGTCACCTCAACTTTCATGGGATAGGTAGGGCCAGTTGCACGCTGGTAAATCATCGCAGAAGCGGCCAGAACAAATGCCAGGAACCAGAGTCCGGTCCGTTTGAGCAGTCGGATACTCTCTTGGGGAGGCAGCTCTTCTGTAACACCTTGATCTGTCTCGGGTTCGGGTTGAACAGATTCCTGATTTTCTTCCATGGGAGTCCCTTTTTCTCAATCATTGTGAATCTTCTACTCGTAGTGTCTTATAAGCGGACCACGATTGCAATTCTATACCGGGTCTCGGTACGATCAAAAATATAGAATTGTAACGATCCTGCCTGTTAACGTCTCACCTGTCAGAAATAGCCCGATACGACCTGCTGCGAAATCAAATATGTTCACGCGCGTTGCTCACTCCCCGTTTCTCTCTGCCCCTGACAGGAAACCGTTCCGGTTTGCTCGACTGCTCGGACTGATCTGCCTGACGCTGCTGTCGGGGCTCTGGTTTTCTGAGAAAGCCGAAGCGCATCCCATTTCGGTCAGCCAGGAAAACGTCTATGTCACGCGGGAAAAAGTGGTGATCTCGATGCAGATTTATGTCGAGGATCTCTACTTCTTTCAAAAGCTGGAACCGGATAAAGAGAACATTGTCTCCCAGAAACAAATCAAAGAGGCGATCAAAAAGCACAAACAGTTTCTGCTGGATCGTCTGCTGGTGCGGGACATCAACGGTGAGCGGCTCAAGGGAAAAGTCGTCTCGGTCGACGATTCTTCGGTCTCCTCTAAAGGGGTGGCCATGAGTGACCTGATGGCCTTCACGCTGGATTTCCAGCTGGAGTATCCACTCAAAGAGCCCCCAGAGTTTTTGACGTTCAGCCAGCAACTCGTCGATTCAAATGCAGGCTTTCCTGCCATGGTTCAGTTTAATCTGAAGCAGGAAGGATCGGAGACTCCCTATTCCGTCTCAATGAAACCCCGCGAGCCCCAGACGATTCGCTTCAACTGGGATCACCCGCCGCTGGCTCCGGATGCCTCGGAGGAAGACTGGCAGAAGTGGTTGAAAGAACGTCGTGAAGAGACGCTGGGGATTACGAGTTATGGTACCGTTTACTCGTTTCTCTACATCGAGGATTTTGAAATCCGTCACGAAATTCTGATTCCGCTGGCGACGTTGGAGTCATTCTTCACACTGGAACGCAAGGATGAAGATTTTCTGTCTGTCGCGGAACAGGAAGCATCGCGCGACACGATCGAGGAATTTTTTGCCAAAGCGAATCCGATCGAGATTGATGGAATTGTCGTGAAGCCGGTGATCAGCCGCCTCGACTTTTACGGACTGGATTTCAAGGATTTCGCGAAACCGGTGGAGAAGAAGCGGGTCAGCGTTGCGAATGCCCGCGTAGGCATCATCTTGACATACAGTACCAAGGGGACTCCCGACAAAGTCAAGGTGACCTGGGATATGTTCAACCGCAGTGTGTGGAGCGTGGAATCTGTCTGCTTCGCATTCGACAAAGCTTACAAGCCGATCTTTTCCAAGCTGGAACGAAACAGCGAATTTGTGTGGACCAATCCGGGACGCAAAGTCAGCCTGGAGGTCAATCCGGTAGAAGTCGCTCTGCAGCCGCGGACACAGTGGTCGGTCTCGATGCTGACTGCAGGGGGATTATTTCTCTGCCTTCTTCTGGCATTAAGTTTGATCAGCCAACGTCAGAGGCGGAAATCGACTTATACCATGCTGGCCATTTTACTGGTGGTGAGTCTGCTCTGCTGGCCGGTCTCCCGTGTGACTTTTGCCAGTCCCCTGGAACCGGTTCCGCATGTGTCGGCAGAAAAAGCAGAAACGGTTTTCAAAACCCTGCACAAAAATATTTATCGCTCTTTTGACTATCACACCGAGAGCGATATCTACGATGCACTCGCCAAGAGTGCCGATGGTTCTTTTCTGGAGACACTTTATCGGCAGATTAACCAGAGCCTGAAAATGCAGGAGCAGGGGGGCGCGGTAGCGCGGGTAACCGACGTGCAATGGAAGACCATCGAACCCCAGGCAGGTACCACAGCAGATTCAACCCCGCCAGCTGATGAGCGTAGCTTCGCGGTTCAGTCGACCTGGACGGTCTCGGGCACTGTGGAGCACTGGGGGCACATCCATACCCGCACCAATCGCTATCAGGCCGTTTTCTATCTGCAACCGGTGGAAGGAGTCTGGAAACTGACGGGCATGAATCTGCTCGATCAGGAACGTCTGCCGTTTGAAACCGGTTTGCGGGAAGTCAAGATCGAAGAAGTTAAGCCGGAACCTGAACCCGACAGAAAAAAATCGCGCAAAGGCAAGACTACTAAATCCTCGGATTCGAGTTCCTCATGATTCAGATCAGACAGCTCAAGTTTGGCTATCCGGAATCGAGTTTTCGGTTAAATATCCCTGAGCTGGAGATTCAGGATGCGGAAAAAGTCGCCGTCATTGGTCCCAGCGGCTGCGGCAAAACGACCCTGTTGAATCTGATCTCCGGGATTCTGATTCCAGATCATGGTGAGTTGACCGCGGGTGATGTCGATTTGCGTACTCTTAATGACAGTCAGAGACGAGCCTATCGCATTTCTCAAATCGGCTTTGTCTTTCAGGAATTTGAGCTGATCGATTATCTCAATGTCCGGGAAAATATCCTGCTGCCTTATTATATCAATCAGACTCTGAAGCTGGATGAAAGCGTGCAGGCACGGGCACGTGATTTGGCTGCCTCGATGCAGATCGAGCAGTACCTCAATTCACGCATTGATCAGATTTCCCAGGGAGAACGTCAGCGGGTTGCGATCTGCCGGGCACTGTTGACTCAACCTCAGATCCTGCTGGCCGATGAGCCGACCGGAAATCTGGATCCGGCCAACAAACGCCTGATCCGGGATCTGCTGCTGGAGCATGCCACCCGGACCAACGCCATACTGATTATGGTGACTCATGATGATCGCCTGCTGGACGAGTTCGACCGGACGATTGACATTGAGCGTTTTCATGAAATGGTGAAAACGGCATGAATGGGATTCTGCGTCTCACATTACGCTATCTGGCGTATAACAAACTCAAAACAGTCACATTGATTCTATGTGTGACGCTGGCGGTGCTGCTGCCGGTCCTGCTGCACTTCGCTGTCAGCTGGTTCGAGCAGGATCTGCACTCCCGCGCTATAGCCACTCCTCTGGTGGCGGGTGTGAAAGGCAGCCGCTTCGATCTGGCTCTACAGAGCATGTATTTCAGTCGGGCAGATCTGGAACCGACTAATATGCAGGCCGTGGAAACCATTCAGGAATCGGGTTACGCCATGCCGATTCCGCTGGCAGTCCGGTTTACTGCGCAAGACGCACCAGTCGTGGGAACTTCGCTCGATTATTTCGAATTTCGAAAGCTGAAGTTAGCTCAAGGAACCAGCCTGAAACGACTCGGGGACTGTGTATTGGGCGCCAGCATCGCTGAGCGTTTGCAGTTGAAACCCGGCGACAGCCTGATGTCCGATCCGTTGAATGTGTTCGATCTGTCGGGGAATTACCCGTTGAAAATGCGGGTGGTGGGAGTGCTCGAGCGTGCCCATTCGCCAGATGACGAAGCTGTGTTTGTGGATTTGAAAACGGAATGGATCATTTCCGGAATCGGTCACGGCCATCAGACTATTAATGCAGAGACCAGCAAAGATCTGGTGCTCGGACAAAAGGACCAGCAGACTGTGGCTAATGCGGCGGTACCTCAATTCAATGAAGTGACCGATGAAAATCTGGCATCGTTTCACTTCCATGGGGACACTGGTACTTTCCCGGTATCGTCGATCATCGTGGTACCCAACGATGCCAAATCAGAGGTCCTGCTGCTGGGCATGTATGACTCTAAGGATGCCGATGTGCAGATGATTCGGCCTGTAGTAATTGTAGATGAACTGTTACAGGTTGTGTTTCGTGTTAAGCAGCTGTTTGACGTGAATACGTTCCTGGTTTCGTTCTCTGTGGGGCTGCTGCTGGTGCTGGTGTTTACGTTGTCCTTGCGTCTCCGTCGTCGCGAACGACAGACGATGTTTCAACTGGGCTGCAGTCGTTCGGTGATCTGGAAACTGCAACTGACCGAAGTGCTCTTGATTCTGGTCAGCAGTCTGGTTCTGGTGTTATGTATTACAGCTGTCGTGCGAGTGTATGCCGAACAGCTGCTGCGAATATGGATTATTGATTGAGTCTGATGATGCGAAAATATGCCCTGTGGTTTGTACTGTCCCCACTGATATTGTTGTCTGCCTGTGAGTCAAAAGAGAGTTCGCCAACCGGGGAGACAGCAGCTGACGCACCCCCTGTCGTTGTGGTCGTCAATTACCCGCTGGAATTCATCGTGGACTCACTGGCTGGTTCGGAAGTCAAAGTTCTGAATCCAGTTCCCCCCGGCGCAGACCCCGAAACCTGGATTCCCGACGATGAAGTCGCAGAAACGATCCAGCGGGCAGAACTGATTATCACGAATGGGGCTGATTTTGCTGACTGGGTGAAAAAGCTCTCTCTCCCACGATCGAAGGTTCTGAGGACATCGTTGTCACTCAAAGATGCGCTGGTGACAGTTCCTGATTTTGAAGTTCACAGTCATGGCACTGGAGGAGCACATTCCCATGCGGGTACTGTCGCGTTTTTCTGGCTCGATCCCAATCTGATGTACCGACAGGCGGAAGCCATCGCTCAACGACTGACAAAGTTGAACCCTGCTGACAAGCAGCAGATTGAGTCCCGACTACTCAAGTTCAAGGAATCGCTCGCGCCACTCAATCAGCAGCTCGATCAGATGAAAGCCGATTATTCGGGACGGCACTGGTTTTCCCGGCGTCCCGTCTATCAATACTTGGCCCGGAGGTGCGGCTGGGAAATGTTTCACCTGCACTGGAAACTCGGGGCAGAGCCCACTGAAGGCGAGTGGGAACAGATGCAAACCCTTAAGAAGGAACATCAGATTTCAGGTGTCCTCTGGGAACGGTCCCCGGGTAAAGACCTGCGTGAGAAATTGGATGCGCAGGGCCTGAATTCATTCGTCCTCAACCCGCTGACCACAAAACCGGCAAAGGGAGATTATCTCACCGTGATGCAGGAGCAGCTGTCACAACTGGCACAGTTTCTGAAATCAAATCAGCCGGTCTCCACCGAAGAAAAGAATCCCAAGTAATTGGTATATCTATGTTTTGAGACTGTACGAATTCTGCCTTTCTCAGAGGTCTCAGGACTCGTAAACCCGAAAACAGACGGGATCGGCCACCAGAACTTGATTGGGCCAATTACTACGACTGCTGCATTTATACTGAATTTCTGTTTCCGGTTCGCTGGATTTCGGGTTGAGTTCAGTTGAGGGAGTAGGAAGTACCGATGTAAGGTATATAATGTGGATAAATCACTGTTTTGAGATGATGGATCACGACCTGTTACGATAACCCGAAAGGTTTTAATGATGCAAACAGCTTTACAGGTTTTGGACCGGGAATACCTCGAAGCCCGCTGTGCCCTGCTGGAACTGGCTGCGGCCCTGGATCGCGTTGATCGCGCTCACGATCATGAAGAAGCGGCCAACAATTTTCAGGATTCCCGTCTGGACCAACTGAATCAGGCAATCAAGATCTTGAGCGAAGAAAGTCACCTGCCAAATCGATCGGAGCGTCTGCTGCTGCTTTTCTCCGACCTGGACTGATTCTCCAACGTTCTTCCTCCCCGCCATTTAATGATCTAAATTTTCAGCGAGACGAATATGCAAATCATCCAACCTCATTATCATGCGATCGCCCGAACAGCCCAGGACTATGAACGGATGGCAATGTCCGGTGTCGTAGCCGTTGCTGAGCCTGCTTTCTGGGCCGGCTTTGACCGTCTGTATCCGGAAACCTTTGTGGATTACTTCCGCCAGATCAGTGAATTCGAACCAACCCGTGCCGCTGAATATGGCATTAAGCATTACTGCTGGGTTGCCGTGAATCCCAAGGAAGCTGAAAACCCGACATTGAGTCACGAAGTGCTCAAGCACATGCCGGAATTCTACGAAAAGCCGAACGTGCTGGGCGTGGGAGAAATCGGTTTCCATAAGACAACCAAGAATGAAGAAGAGATCTTCGAAGCCCAGGTCGAGCAGGCGATCAAATATGATCAGCTGATTCTGATTCATACGCCTCACCTGCAGGACAAAGTCCGCGGAACCAAGCGGACCCTGGAAGTCCTGGCGCACATGAACGTCAATCCGGAACGGGTCTGGATCGACCATGTCGAAGAACACACAATCCGCGAACCGCTGGAAGCGGGCTACTGGGTCGGCTTCACTCTCTATCCTATTACCAAGTGCTCGCCCAAACGGGCCTGTGACATGCTCGAAATGTATGGTCACGAACGAATCCTGGTGAACTCCTCAGCTGACTGGGGACCCAGTGATCCCTTTACCCTGCAGCAGTGTGTCGTGCAGTACCGGGCACGCGGCTACTCGGTTCAGGATGCGATCGAAATCTTCCACAACAATCCGGCGCGATTCCTGGGACAGAATCCCAAATTCGATATCAAGCCGATTCAACTGGAAACAATCGAAGAAGAAATTACAGATATGGTCTAAAACGACCGGATCTCGGAAAGAAATAAACAGGAGTCGGGTTCATGCTCGACTCCTGTTTTGCTGCGCGGATCTCAGAATCGCGCCTATTTCTTCTTCGGGCGAAAAGCGACCAGACGCTCCTCATCGGTCTCCAGAAAGGGACCTTCCAGCAGGTCGATACAATACGGGACAGCCGGAAAGACAGCATCCAGGCATTCCTGGATCGCCTTGGGCTGACCAGGCAGATTGATGATCAACGTCCCACCTCGGATCACGGCGGTCTGCCGGGAGAGAATGGCGGTTGGTACTTTTTCGAGTGAGACCTTCCGCATCAGTTCTCCAAAGCCGGGCATCTCTTTTTCCGCGACTGCGAGTGTCGCTTCCGGCGTGATGTCCCGTCTGGCAGGACCGGTTCCGCCAGTCGTTACGACCAGGCAGCACTGCTCTTGATCACAAAGCTCGATCAGAGTCTCTGTGATTGTGGAGAGTTCATCAGGAATAACGCGTGCCTCAGGCGTCCAGTCGCTGGTCAGGACTTCTTTCAGATACTCGTGGATCGCCGGGCCACCCCGGTCTTCATACTCACCTCGACTGGCGCGATCGGATACTGTCACAATTCCTATTCTGGCTGTCATTTATTATCGATCTGAAAAGAGAGCAATAAGGAAACTCAGGTCTCAAACACGTAACTACCTGACTGCTGGATTATAACGCTTCGTGGACTGAATTTAAAAAGAGATTGCTTGCTAAACAGACTTTTAAACCTACTTATTCCGTTGTGACAGTACTGATCAGCCAGCTGATTCAGGGAGACGTCTTTAGATGATGTTTATGTTCGCTGAGACTGTAATCAACGGAAACTTTGTTTTCTTGAAAGACCTCATCACGCTGTTGAATTAATTGAATGGCTGCATGATTTCGGGAGATGACACCCGGTTGTGGGTACAGGCCGCCGCCGATGACAAGTGCGACCAGGATCAGAATGGCGACATGTTCTGGAACCCGTGCCCGAAGCGATATGGACGCCGAATGGTGTGTTCCCGTAAAGACCCGAAAGTAAACCTGCAGAATCGCAATGCTATTTAAAGCTGTCGCGATCACAACTGCAGTCCCGACCAGTGGGTAGATTTCAATTACTCCTTCAATCAGAAGTTCGGTTCCGATAAAGCCCAGCGTTCCGGGAAAGCCGATTGACGCGAGGCCCGTAACCAGAAATAACCCTGCCAGGGTGGGAGTGTGTTCGTAAAGTCCATGATAGGTTTTCAGAGAAATTCGACCGGTTCTGGCTTCGACAGAACGCAGAGTTAATGCAAATCCGGCCAGTGAAATTCCAACAGAAATCCAGACACATAATCCACCTGTCAGTCCCAGGGGAGTCGCCATTTCTAAACCAACGAGCACCAGGGAAGAATGGCTCAGGAACAGATAGCAGAAAAAACGACGGGCTTCCTGTTGCACCAGCGCCATGCCGGCTGCATAGACGGCTGTAATCAGGGAAACAATCGCGATGCCCTGCAATGCCCAGTCAGGGGCAATGGGGAAGACCAGACGTAAAATGGCGTAAGCGCCCGTCATGGGAGTGACGAACAGTAAGGCGGTTCCGAATGTGATTTTATCGAATAGATCTGTCATCCAGCAGTGAAGTGGAATGATGCCGTTCCGCAGCAAGGCGGCGGTAGTCAGCAGGGCTCCGGCGATCAGTGAGAGTGTGCCGCTTTGATCCTTGAAGCTGGAAAGTAAGCCTCCAGCGACCAGAAGCAGGACAAACAGCCCCATGTGTAGAACATAGACACGGCTTGAGCGTTTATTGGACCGGAATTCCAGTAAGGGAGGGATTGTTGCCACGGAAAGTAAGAGAATGATGATCCACGGTTCTTTACTGCTGAGCGTCGACAGCAAGATCGCTTCGGAGATTAAAGTGTTACTGAAAGAAAAACTATGTCCCTTGGTCTTCAGTGTGGAAAGCACCGTCAGGAGGTAAAGCAGCGCTGCCAGCGGCAGCAAAGGGGCACTCAAGTCATCGACCACAAAGAGGTTTTTATGGAACAGTCGATAAAACAGGGAGAACGGTTCAGAGGCAG from Gimesia chilikensis encodes the following:
- a CDS encoding ABC transporter ATP-binding protein, with translation MIQIRQLKFGYPESSFRLNIPELEIQDAEKVAVIGPSGCGKTTLLNLISGILIPDHGELTAGDVDLRTLNDSQRRAYRISQIGFVFQEFELIDYLNVRENILLPYYINQTLKLDESVQARARDLAASMQIEQYLNSRIDQISQGERQRVAICRALLTQPQILLADEPTGNLDPANKRLIRDLLLEHATRTNAILIMVTHDDRLLDEFDRTIDIERFHEMVKTA
- a CDS encoding ABC transporter permease, encoding MNGILRLTLRYLAYNKLKTVTLILCVTLAVLLPVLLHFAVSWFEQDLHSRAIATPLVAGVKGSRFDLALQSMYFSRADLEPTNMQAVETIQESGYAMPIPLAVRFTAQDAPVVGTSLDYFEFRKLKLAQGTSLKRLGDCVLGASIAERLQLKPGDSLMSDPLNVFDLSGNYPLKMRVVGVLERAHSPDDEAVFVDLKTEWIISGIGHGHQTINAETSKDLVLGQKDQQTVANAAVPQFNEVTDENLASFHFHGDTGTFPVSSIIVVPNDAKSEVLLLGMYDSKDADVQMIRPVVIVDELLQVVFRVKQLFDVNTFLVSFSVGLLLVLVFTLSLRLRRRERQTMFQLGCSRSVIWKLQLTEVLLILVSSLVLVLCITAVVRVYAEQLLRIWIID
- a CDS encoding metal ABC transporter substrate-binding protein yields the protein MMRKYALWFVLSPLILLSACESKESSPTGETAADAPPVVVVVNYPLEFIVDSLAGSEVKVLNPVPPGADPETWIPDDEVAETIQRAELIITNGADFADWVKKLSLPRSKVLRTSLSLKDALVTVPDFEVHSHGTGGAHSHAGTVAFFWLDPNLMYRQAEAIAQRLTKLNPADKQQIESRLLKFKESLAPLNQQLDQMKADYSGRHWFSRRPVYQYLARRCGWEMFHLHWKLGAEPTEGEWEQMQTLKKEHQISGVLWERSPGKDLREKLDAQGLNSFVLNPLTTKPAKGDYLTVMQEQLSQLAQFLKSNQPVSTEEKNPK
- a CDS encoding TatD family hydrolase gives rise to the protein MQIIQPHYHAIARTAQDYERMAMSGVVAVAEPAFWAGFDRLYPETFVDYFRQISEFEPTRAAEYGIKHYCWVAVNPKEAENPTLSHEVLKHMPEFYEKPNVLGVGEIGFHKTTKNEEEIFEAQVEQAIKYDQLILIHTPHLQDKVRGTKRTLEVLAHMNVNPERVWIDHVEEHTIREPLEAGYWVGFTLYPITKCSPKRACDMLEMYGHERILVNSSADWGPSDPFTLQQCVVQYRARGYSVQDAIEIFHNNPARFLGQNPKFDIKPIQLETIEEEITDMV
- the mog gene encoding molybdopterin adenylyltransferase: MTARIGIVTVSDRASRGEYEDRGGPAIHEYLKEVLTSDWTPEARVIPDELSTITETLIELCDQEQCCLVVTTGGTGPARRDITPEATLAVAEKEMPGFGELMRKVSLEKVPTAILSRQTAVIRGGTLIINLPGQPKAIQECLDAVFPAVPYCIDLLEGPFLETDEERLVAFRPKKK
- a CDS encoding proton-conducting transporter transmembrane domain-containing protein; translated protein: MLPELHLPWMEISVLITLLGSIWLKFTPDRDRAYKRCIRICTLTCLVTICGWIDFVSLKTFAASEPFSLFYRLFHKNLFVVDDLSAPLLPLAALLYLLTVLSTLKTKGHSFSFSNTLISEAILLSTLSSKEPWIIILLLSVATIPPLLEFRSNKRSSRVYVLHMGLFVLLLVAGGLLSSFKDQSGTLSLIAGALLTTAALLRNGIIPLHCWMTDLFDKITFGTALLFVTPMTGAYAILRLVFPIAPDWALQGIAIVSLITAVYAAGMALVQQEARRFFCYLFLSHSSLVLVGLEMATPLGLTGGLCVWISVGISLAGFALTLRSVEARTGRISLKTYHGLYEHTPTLAGLFLVTGLASIGFPGTLGFIGTELLIEGVIEIYPLVGTAVVIATALNSIAILQVYFRVFTGTHHSASISLRARVPEHVAILILVALVIGGGLYPQPGVISRNHAAIQLIQQRDEVFQENKVSVDYSLSEHKHHLKTSP